The DNA segment TCTTTTCTGGATGCTCTTGCGGCCATGGTTTTCTGACAGTTCCCTTATTTGCTCTATATTCTTTTAGTTTTCGTTGGTATGCAGTATCCATATAATGCTCACTATCCATTTCTTCAATAAGCTTATTCAAACACACCGTTTCTTCTTCAAAGTAAGCATTCATTTCCTCATCTTCCCCATAAGCCTCCTTTGATATCCATGGTTGAATTCGAGAACCACCCCAGGCACATTCTACAATACCCACAGGAACATTCAGCCGTTTTCTAATTTCCTTGGCATAAAAATAACCTATTGCCGAAATAGCAGCTGTTTGTTTCATATTAACATACCTCCAATTCCCCGAGAAATTATACTTCCTCTCATGCATAGATGCAGTTTGAGGAACCTCAATATGCCTCAACCAAGGGTCATGAGCCCTAGCCACTTCTTCTCTGATATATTCAACCAAAGGCTGATACTGTTTTTCTCTGGCATCTGCTAAAAACTTACCCAAGGAAAAATCCATATTAGACTGACCAGAACAAAGCCAAACCTCTCCCGCAAGCACATCATCAATAACAATGGTATTATGCCCTGAAATAGTAATCTTAAAGGGACCTCCTGCCTTTGGTGTTTTAATTTTCAACCGCCAGGTACTATCGCTGGCGGTCACTACTTCTGCTTTGGCACCCCAACTAGCAGTGAGCGATATTTTTTCTTGCGGATCGGCCCAGCCCCACACATTAATTTTTGTTTTTTGCTGGACTACCATGCCATTAGAAAAAAGAGCATTTAGTCTTACATTGGCATTAACCAAGCAAGAAACACATACAAAAATACAAATGAATATTTTACTTAATTTCATATTCAGCTACTATTTAGGTCCTAAAATGATACAGATTAATGAAGAGGAACTTTTTCCACATCCGGATTCTCTTTCATATAAATATATTTATCAATTAGTTGTTGATCCAACTCCGAACTATCGCCATATTTTTTACGCAAATCCACCAATTGTTTTTTCAACTTTACAACCACATCAGCATACGCAGGGTCATCAATCACATTATGCATTTCATTCACATCCTTTTTACGATCATAAAGTTCCCATTCATCCACATCGTAATAAAAATGAGCCAACTTATACTCCTGAGTTATAATGGCATAATGACGTTTCACCATATGTATAGAAGGATACTCATAGTAATGATAATAAACCGCGTCTCTGGTCCATTCCGTATCATTCCCGGTCAATAATGGCATTAAGCTTTCTCCTTGCATATCGTCAGGAGCTTCAACACCAGCAGCCTCCAACAGGGTTTGTGCAAAATCAAGATTCTGAACCATTTGGGTATTGGTAGATCCTGGTTCAACAATCCCTGGCCAACGAACCAACAGAGGAGTTTTAAACGACTCATCATACACAAAGCGCTTATCAAACCAACCATGTTCTCCCAGATAAAATCCCTGATCAGAAGTATACACAACAATTGTATTATCACTTAATCCATTATCATCCAAATAATTTAGCATACGTCCTACATTTTCATCGACCGAAGCAATACACCCCAAATAATCTTGCATATACCGCTGGTAACGCCACTTCATTAACTCTCGTTGCGTCATTTCCGGATACTTCTTTTTGAATGCTTCCAATAATGGCTTATAGGTTTGATCCCAAACAGCACGCTGTTCTTCATTCATACGTCCTACCTCCCTTTCAAAAGCTTCCAAGTCCCATCCTGATTCATCTTTTAGACCCAGTTCAGCCATCATCTCAGGGTAAAGCTTAGAATCACCGGCCCAGTTCATATGCTTTAACAAATTCATTTCGGCCGTTTTTGCCGCAGTACCTCTCCCCTCATAATCATCAAAGAGAGTGGCTGGTTCAACAAAGCTCTTTTTAGTAAACTCCTTAAAATGACGGGGAGCTGGCAACCACTCCCTGTGTGGTGCCTTATGCAGGTAAAATAAGATAAAAGGATCCTCTTCATCTTTACGTTTCTCCAACCAATCTATTGACATATCTGTGATGATATCAGTCACATAACCCTCTACAGTAATCTTTCCATTATTGGTATAAAAATCAGGATTATAATACGATCCTTGTCCTGGAAGTATCTTAAACTCATCAATTCCTTTGGGATTATTGCCAAAATGCAACTTACCAAACATGGCTGTTTGATAACCAGCCTTTTTCAACAACTGCGGAAAAGTTACTTGCGCTTCATCAAAAGGAAACACATTATCTGTTTTTCCATGAATATGACAATGTTTACCCGTTAAAATAGTTGCCCTGGATGGTCCACAAATAGAATTAGTAACACAAGCATTGGTAAACTTCATACCCTCTTTTGCAATCCGGTC comes from the Saccharicrinis fermentans DSM 9555 = JCM 21142 genome and includes:
- a CDS encoding sulfatase family protein, which produces MIKFEIISIVLMVLMMGCETKNNGQAKTSNKKRPNIIFMMSDDHAYQAISAYSNHLIETPNIDRIAKEGMKFTNACVTNSICGPSRATILTGKHCHIHGKTDNVFPFDEAQVTFPQLLKKAGYQTAMFGKLHFGNNPKGIDEFKILPGQGSYYNPDFYTNNGKITVEGYVTDIITDMSIDWLEKRKDEEDPFILFYLHKAPHREWLPAPRHFKEFTKKSFVEPATLFDDYEGRGTAAKTAEMNLLKHMNWAGDSKLYPEMMAELGLKDESGWDLEAFEREVGRMNEEQRAVWDQTYKPLLEAFKKKYPEMTQRELMKWRYQRYMQDYLGCIASVDENVGRMLNYLDDNGLSDNTIVVYTSDQGFYLGEHGWFDKRFVYDESFKTPLLVRWPGIVEPGSTNTQMVQNLDFAQTLLEAAGVEAPDDMQGESLMPLLTGNDTEWTRDAVYYHYYEYPSIHMVKRHYAIITQEYKLAHFYYDVDEWELYDRKKDVNEMHNVIDDPAYADVVVKLKKQLVDLRKKYGDSSELDQQLIDKYIYMKENPDVEKVPLH
- a CDS encoding sialate O-acetylesterase, which produces MKLSKIFICIFVCVSCLVNANVRLNALFSNGMVVQQKTKINVWGWADPQEKISLTASWGAKAEVVTASDSTWRLKIKTPKAGGPFKITISGHNTIVIDDVLAGEVWLCSGQSNMDFSLGKFLADAREKQYQPLVEYIREEVARAHDPWLRHIEVPQTASMHERKYNFSGNWRYVNMKQTAAISAIGYFYAKEIRKRLNVPVGIVECAWGGSRIQPWISKEAYGEDEEMNAYFEEETVCLNKLIEEMDSEHYMDTAYQRKLKEYRANKGTVRKPWPQEHPEKSKQTPASLYNGMVSAIVPYTIKGALWYQGESNSHYMEEQYEKYFTALINSWRKEWGQGDFPFYWVQLASYKVPDHRSDMGWAMVNDHLRRTMKLPNTGMAVLHDIGEASDVHPHNKMDAGKRLALWALKKDYHQKVAAVSGPLYKRMKVIDNKVVVEFEHAESGLMVAKKNLLDEPMEIDEPLQWFEIAGENGVWKKAKARIISKNKIEMFNADITDPVKVRYAWSSNPQGANLYNREGLPAAIFSSEK